Below is a window of Deinococcus radiopugnans ATCC 19172 DNA.
CGCGGCCCGTCTGGACACCCACGGGCCACCCCGCCACCCGGCCCGTCGAGCCACGCTATGAATGGCTGTATCTGTATGCCTTCGTCTGTCCTGAAAGTGGCGCCAGCCAGTTCTGGCTGGTGCCAGAGGTCACCAAACGCGCCTACCAACTCGTCGTGGCCGCATTCGCGGCCAGTCTCGGGGCAGGGCCAGATCATCACATTGTGCTCGTTGAAGATGGTGCGGGGTTTCATGTCCCTCCACTGGAGGGACATCCCCCTGGCCTGGAGACGGTGACCCTGCCACCCTATTCGCCAGAATTGCAGCCGGTGGAGCGCGCCTGGAACTTGACGGATGAGCCACTGGCCAACCGATGTTTTGAATCACTTGCTGAACTCCAGGAAGCACTCGGTGAACGGTGTGCCTGGCTGGAAACCCAACCCGATCTCATCACGCAACATACCCTGTTCCACTGGTGGCCTCTCTGTACGAATTAATCGGAGTCCGTATAATACGGATTCCGATTGAAAGGTGTTGAAAACACCTGGAAATCCGAGCGAAGCGAGCAGGAGAAAAACGGGTTCCGGACGTGGAGTGGAGGAATCGGCGCTCTCCCGATTTCTACACGGAATAAACGGAATCCGTATAAGTCCCGTGTCGGCCCGCCAGGGCCGACCTTGCTTTTGTTGCACTTGTTCGTCGTTGGTTTCATGCGCTAAGCATCGGATGCGACCACTGGCCAGATCAGCGTGATCTTGACGCAGCTTGGTCCATTGGACTTTGTACGACGTGGCCACCTGACGCGGGGCGTTGCAGGCCATCTGAGACGGCAAGCCGAACTTCGCGCGCAGGTCTTCATAGACCAGCGTCTGAAGCCGCATGCCTGCCGAGAGCTTGTTGTTGGCAAAAGCAATGCCAGACGTGTAGTTCAGCGCGTCCCGGTAGGCCAGCGTGACGGCGTCCAGAGCGATTTTCTGCTCCGGGCTGTGCCGCAACTTGAGCTTGGCGGTGAGCGTGATCTTCACAAAGAGGAAGATAATGCACAATGTTGTGAACAGTCAAAGCAACAGATGCCTGACAAAAAGCAAGGCCGTCCTGCGGGCGGCAGCGCTATCCCTCCCACGACTGAAGTCACGGGACTCCCGCCCTTTCTTGAAGCTGCAGCCACGCCCGCGCCACCGGGTCCGAGAGCAGCGCCACCTCCACCCACTCGCCCTCCGAGTTGGCGGCCAGTTTCACACGCACCTTCAACGCCGGGTTCAGCACGTAAAAGCCCTTCTGCACGCGCTGCCACAGCTTGCGGGCGGGGATGTAATTGCTGTCTACCTCGGCCCGCGCCATGACGTGATTGAAGTACGAGCGCTTGCGGCGGGCCTCGCGCAGTACGGAGAATGGAAAGAATTCCAGATTGGTTTGCAGGGCGTCCACGTAAAAAGCCTCGCCTCGCCGGTACAGATCGCTGGGCGTCAGTTCCGGGTGATGCAGTTCGGAAGTGTAGCCGGGCCACTGCGCGAGCATTACGCTCAGGAAGTAAAACTCCGCGCCCTCGTGGCCCAGGCGCACCAGCCGGTCCCCCACCAGCACGTCCAGCGCGCCGGGCCGCACCCGTTCGTACACTGGCCCCAGACGGGTTCGCGCGTACTCCACGTCCTGCATGGCTGTTTCCAGCGCCAGCATGTGCGGCGTGCGCCCGAACAGATCGGTCTGGGTCACATCTGCGCCGCGCTCCAGCAAGGCGTCGATCAGGGGCAGGTTGCCCGCCAGCACCGCCAGCATCAGTGGGGTCAGGTTCTCGGGGGTGCGGTAGTCCACGCCGTATTTATCGGCGTCACCCAGGACGGCTCGCAGGTTGGGATCCGCAAAAGCCTTGCGGTGCTTGTCCAGCACGGCCTGACGCTGAATCTGGCGGTCTTTTTCGTTGTTCCGGAGGTACGACTGCGCGGGCTTGATCTTGAGATCCCTCATCTCCTCCAGCAAAGCCCCGGTGCGGTTGAGCAGCGCGTAATCCAGCAGGTTGCGGGCCAGCTTGGGATCGCCTGGCCTGGCGCGAACCTCGGCCTCCATGCGGCGCAGGGCATCGGGAGTCCAGACCTCCCAGGGCACGTCCCGCTGCATGAGGATGCGGCGGCGGATGTCCCCGGCCTGCTCCTTCTTGCCCTGCAATTCCAGCTTGCGGGCCTCGCGCTCCCAGTCGTCGCGGCTGGCCTGCCTGACCCGCAGTTGCTCGGCCTCGTTGCCCAGCGTCACGCCCAGCAGCCCCAGCAACGGATGACGGGTGTCGCTTTCTACCAGAATCACGCGGTTCACAGCGCGGGTGACAGCCACGTACAGCGCATTGACGTAGAACTTGTAAATTTCCAGCGACTTGTCTGACTTGTCCCTGGCGCGGCTGTATTTCAGATCGTCTTTCTGAAGGTCTTCGGCGGTCACACCCTCCACGATCTCGCGGTAGGTGGCCCGCTGAGAGCTGATGAAATTGCTCAGGATGATGTTGGGGTATTCCAGCCCCTTGGCCTCCTGCACGCTGAACACCAGTGGCGTCCCAAAGGACCTGCGGGCCTCGCCCTTGTCCTCGTCGCGCAGCACCAGCACCGCGTAATCGGTGCTGCCGCGCGTCTGCTCGTCCAGATGCCGTTTCACGCGCGCGTCGTCGGGCAAAAAGGTCACGCTGCCCGGATCGTCGGCCACCGCGTGCACCAGAAAGTTGCTTTCCCGGTCCACGCTGCCGAAGCGGGCGTGCTTGATCTTGAGCAGGGCGTTCGCCACCCGCGTCACCTGC
It encodes the following:
- a CDS encoding IS630 family transposase — protein: MDEHRIGLQPITRPVWTPTGHPATRPVEPRYEWLYLYAFVCPESGASQFWLVPEVTKRAYQLVVAAFAASLGAGPDHHIVLVEDGAGFHVPPLEGHPPGLETVTLPPYSPELQPVERAWNLTDEPLANRCFESLAELQEALGERCAWLETQPDLITQHTLFHWWPLCTN